One window of uncultured Campylobacter sp. genomic DNA carries:
- a CDS encoding GspE/PulE family protein, whose amino-acid sequence MTKIEEQIVAILIRNNILTSTVVPEIKDKMDIGLTLGEVLVGDNYLSQDDFCSILVELYKRRQIEFDDISEKFSMDPKEFLQILAKKMNLSYMNLDDIDIDFRLSERTPTAQLKRYGVIPVKADDLNIYVAFSDPFNLESQDKAQAMFSKQLLKIVVADPNQVNKYLSKLELSESIKGLVAEIRKELANTGGSGSSDDTSAILKLIEMIISQSIKMRGSDIHIEPTENNCVVRTRIDGMLAEIFIFDKDIYPPLVSRLKLLSNMDIAERRKPQDGRFSMKISGREYDFRISTLPIINGESTVMRILDKSKVIISLEKLGMHPDSFKKFNNAMKAPYGIILVTGPTGSGKSTTLYAALNDIKNIDTKVITVEDPVEYQVNLIQQVQVNEKAGLTFASALRSILRQDPDIIMIGEIRDQETLRIAIQAALTGHLVFSTLHTNDAVSAIPRIVDMGIEAYLISGALIAVEAQRLVRKLCPHCKQPTNLPKSMLDQLKEFLPEKYTFFKAVGCDQCGQTGYMGREMISEILPITDKMQSLIANGGSKDDMRALAKEEGFIDMFEDGVIRAARGVTSIEEIYRVAKQ is encoded by the coding sequence ATGACGAAGATTGAAGAACAGATCGTTGCGATTTTAATACGAAACAATATCCTTACTAGCACCGTTGTTCCGGAAATCAAGGACAAGATGGATATTGGCTTGACGCTAGGCGAGGTTTTAGTCGGAGATAACTATCTAAGCCAGGATGATTTTTGCTCGATTTTAGTTGAGCTATACAAGCGCCGTCAGATAGAATTTGACGATATAAGCGAAAAATTTTCGATGGATCCGAAGGAATTTTTGCAAATTCTAGCTAAAAAAATGAACCTGTCGTATATGAACTTAGACGATATCGACATAGACTTCAGACTATCGGAACGCACTCCTACAGCACAGCTTAAAAGATACGGCGTGATACCGGTTAAAGCGGATGATCTGAATATTTACGTTGCTTTTTCTGATCCGTTTAATCTTGAGTCGCAAGATAAAGCGCAGGCTATGTTTAGCAAACAGCTGCTTAAAATCGTAGTAGCCGATCCAAATCAGGTAAATAAATATCTATCTAAGCTTGAGCTTTCAGAGAGCATTAAAGGGCTCGTAGCGGAGATCCGCAAAGAGCTTGCTAACACCGGCGGTAGCGGAAGCAGCGATGATACCTCGGCGATTTTAAAGCTCATTGAGATGATAATTAGTCAGTCTATTAAGATGCGCGGTAGCGATATTCACATCGAGCCTACCGAGAATAACTGCGTCGTGCGTACCAGAATCGACGGAATGCTCGCTGAAATTTTTATCTTTGATAAGGATATCTATCCGCCGCTAGTAAGCCGATTGAAGCTACTTTCGAATATGGATATCGCCGAGCGTCGCAAGCCGCAAGACGGCAGGTTTAGTATGAAAATTTCAGGTCGCGAGTACGACTTTCGTATCTCGACGCTGCCTATTATCAACGGCGAATCTACCGTTATGCGTATCCTCGATAAATCCAAGGTTATCATCAGCCTAGAAAAGCTTGGCATGCACCCTGATAGCTTTAAGAAATTTAATAACGCTATGAAGGCTCCATATGGTATTATCTTGGTTACCGGACCTACAGGAAGCGGTAAATCTACGACACTATATGCAGCGCTAAATGATATTAAAAATATCGATACTAAGGTTATTACCGTAGAAGATCCAGTCGAGTATCAAGTAAATTTAATCCAACAAGTCCAAGTTAACGAAAAAGCAGGTCTTACCTTTGCTTCAGCATTGCGCTCGATCTTAAGACAAGACCCCGACATCATAATGATCGGTGAGATCCGTGATCAAGAGACCCTTAGGATCGCGATCCAGGCTGCTCTTACGGGACACTTGGTTTTCTCGACCCTACACACCAACGACGCCGTTAGTGCGATCCCGCGAATAGTGGATATGGGTATCGAAGCCTATCTAATAAGTGGTGCGCTCATTGCAGTAGAGGCGCAACGTCTCGTGCGAAAGCTTTGCCCGCACTGCAAGCAGCCTACGAATCTGCCTAAATCGATGCTTGATCAGCTGAAGGAATTCTTACCTGAAAAATACACGTTTTTTAAGGCTGTGGGTTGTGATCAATGCGGTCAAACGGGCTACATGGGGCGTGAGATGATTAGTGAAATTTTACCTATTACCGATAAAATGCAGAGTTTGATCGCTAATGGCGGCTCAAAGGACGATATGAGAGCCTTAGCGAAGGAGGAGGGATTTATAGATATGTTTGAAGACGGTGTTATACGTGCTGCGCGCGGAGTAACTAGTATAGAAGAAATTTATAGGGTGGCTAAACAATGA